In one window of Cytophagaceae bacterium ABcell3 DNA:
- the asnB gene encoding asparagine synthase (glutamine-hydrolyzing) gives MCGIAGFFNTQIACPEAVVANMAQSLTHRGPDATGTASFDFNGRCTALGHTRLSVLDLSATANQPFYSACGRYVIVYNGEIYNFRELKSQFGLTAHTSCDTEIVLELFVRQGPEFVHLLNGMFAFVIYDLMENKLYLFRDRVGVKPLFYYFNDNELFFASEIKSLLTVDQIKNRLSLNSQAVNLYFHLGYIPQPHTIYKEICKFPPGAYAIVQHGSFDLTHYWQPEKKVEASAFSDYPSAKRHLHELLKSSVAYRMVSDVPVGTFLSGGIDSSLVTAIASTVSDFPVKSFSIGFKEAHFNEAVYAGKVAKHLQTDHTEYILSEKDALDHLLPVMDQFDEPFADSSALPVYLVSSIAQKDVRVVLTGDGGDECFLGYGAYTWAERMNNPFLFAFRKPASFFLKSIKSNRIKRVGDLVGSPSKGLLKEHIFSQEQYYFSYQEIEQLLSPNYWEQQDSISAICVKRKLSVAEEQALFDLKYYLPDDLLVKVDRASMKCSLEAREPLLDYRLIEFALNLSYGLKVRKGDSKFLLKQVLHEYLPEAFFQRPKRGFSIPLGDWLKKDLSELLDKYLSKSVVEGAGVLNFSYIDSLKKRFLAGEDYLFHRLWLIIIFHRWAERSIFIPNAVN, from the coding sequence ATGTGCGGAATTGCAGGTTTTTTTAATACCCAAATAGCTTGTCCAGAAGCGGTGGTCGCTAACATGGCGCAATCGCTGACCCATCGAGGGCCAGATGCCACAGGTACTGCTTCTTTTGATTTTAACGGCCGTTGTACAGCTTTAGGGCATACCCGGCTTTCAGTGCTTGACCTGTCTGCTACGGCAAACCAGCCTTTTTATTCTGCTTGCGGTCGGTATGTTATCGTTTATAATGGTGAAATTTACAATTTTCGGGAGCTGAAGAGTCAGTTCGGCCTAACTGCTCACACGTCATGCGATACTGAAATAGTTCTGGAGCTATTTGTGAGGCAGGGACCTGAATTTGTACACTTGCTTAATGGCATGTTTGCTTTTGTTATCTATGACTTAATGGAAAACAAACTCTACCTTTTCAGGGACAGGGTGGGTGTAAAACCGCTTTTTTATTATTTTAATGATAACGAGCTTTTCTTTGCTTCTGAAATCAAATCCTTATTAACAGTTGATCAGATTAAAAACCGGCTTTCGCTCAATAGTCAAGCGGTGAACCTGTATTTCCATCTCGGGTATATTCCTCAGCCACATACTATTTATAAAGAAATATGTAAGTTTCCGCCGGGTGCTTATGCCATTGTGCAACATGGTAGTTTTGATCTTACGCATTATTGGCAGCCCGAAAAGAAAGTGGAAGCTTCTGCTTTTTCAGACTACCCTTCTGCCAAGCGGCATTTACATGAATTATTGAAATCTTCTGTTGCTTACAGAATGGTCAGTGATGTGCCTGTTGGTACATTTTTAAGTGGAGGCATTGATTCGAGTCTGGTTACGGCTATTGCCAGCACAGTTTCGGATTTTCCAGTAAAAAGTTTTTCTATCGGTTTTAAGGAAGCCCACTTTAATGAAGCTGTTTATGCTGGCAAAGTAGCAAAGCATTTACAGACCGACCATACTGAATATATTTTGTCCGAAAAAGATGCCTTAGACCATCTGCTTCCGGTTATGGACCAGTTCGATGAACCATTTGCTGATAGTTCTGCTTTGCCTGTTTATTTGGTTTCTTCTATTGCACAAAAGGATGTGCGGGTAGTGCTCACCGGTGACGGAGGGGACGAGTGTTTTTTGGGTTATGGTGCTTATACTTGGGCTGAAAGGATGAATAACCCTTTTTTGTTCGCCTTTAGAAAACCTGCATCATTTTTTTTGAAGAGTATAAAGAGTAATCGTATTAAACGGGTGGGAGATTTAGTGGGATCGCCTAGCAAAGGGTTGCTAAAAGAACATATATTCTCCCAGGAACAATATTATTTTTCATACCAGGAAATAGAACAACTTTTGAGTCCCAATTATTGGGAACAGCAGGATAGTATTTCTGCTATATGTGTTAAGCGCAAGCTCAGTGTTGCAGAAGAGCAAGCACTTTTTGACTTGAAGTACTACCTCCCTGACGATCTGCTGGTAAAAGTAGATAGGGCTAGTATGAAATGTTCGCTTGAAGCTCGTGAGCCTTTGTTGGATTATCGGTTAATTGAATTTGCGTTGAACCTTTCTTATGGTTTAAAAGTAAGGAAAGGGGACAGCAAATTTCTGCTCAAGCAGGTGCTTCATGAGTACTTGCCCGAAGCATTTTTTCAGCGGCCTAAACGTGGCTTTTCCATTCCTCTTGGCGATTGGTTGAAAAAGGATTTATCCGAATTGTTGGACAAGTATTTGTCCAAGTCTGTGGTAGAGGGTGCTGGAGTCTTAAATTTTTCATATATTGATTCGCTAAAAAAGCGTTTCTTAGCTGGTGAAGATTATCTTTTTCATAGGCTTTGGCTTATTATTATTTTTCATAGATGGGCTGAAAGGTCTATTTTTATTCCGAATGCTGTTAACTGA
- a CDS encoding oligosaccharide flippase family protein, whose protein sequence is MKMQAKATVLYSLLGFIPFVSSFVLLPVNVTYLSPADFGVLALAAIAQSYISLLLLFGMDGAINRFYFDHNETPEKTSEFLNTLLSVVLLKCTLMSAVLYFTGDWILRFFGEGKLPFEDYGWFLFFQAIFLSMNALLFQYYRVAQKLQNAVLVSLLPFVLSTAGGLIGVVYLKEGAWGSVAGKAVGTILASAPIYILLFLKSGFKLNFSVVKDVYLYSYPVVLYTLISNTSAAIDKIFLNQFFSLSELGIYNLAVTIAAPIGILLMGYWNAVTPNLMETYIGEEENKGAIIERYYNNVLLISFIAIWALIAVVNPVIFNFLKEGYWDSYLYIPLLAFAFIGRAYYIVYSFSLFYYKKTYLLPIINLVSLVLTAAAIYVLAQYLGIVGVCIGVGVSQFSQFLIAYYFDKEINAFKYPVKNTLLLLGMSFLIIFLNYVLIYEVVDIFWVNIIHVGEGVSMVLLAVFLIKGKVVVNSLRNGSFARASGADQIGL, encoded by the coding sequence ATGAAAATGCAAGCAAAAGCCACGGTTCTCTACTCCTTGTTAGGATTTATCCCTTTTGTATCATCTTTTGTGCTGCTACCTGTCAATGTCACCTATTTGTCTCCGGCAGATTTTGGGGTGTTGGCTTTGGCTGCCATTGCTCAATCATACATATCTTTATTGTTGCTTTTTGGGATGGATGGAGCTATAAACAGGTTCTATTTTGATCATAACGAAACACCCGAAAAGACTTCAGAATTTCTGAATACCCTTCTGTCTGTAGTGCTGCTCAAGTGTACCTTAATGTCTGCTGTCCTGTACTTTACAGGTGATTGGATATTGCGTTTTTTTGGGGAAGGGAAATTGCCTTTTGAAGATTATGGCTGGTTTCTGTTTTTTCAAGCCATTTTTCTTTCGATGAATGCGCTGTTGTTTCAGTATTATAGAGTTGCTCAGAAACTGCAAAACGCTGTACTTGTCTCGCTTTTACCTTTTGTACTTTCAACAGCCGGTGGCTTGATCGGGGTGGTCTATTTGAAAGAAGGTGCTTGGGGAAGTGTAGCCGGAAAGGCTGTAGGAACCATTTTAGCCTCAGCGCCTATTTATATTTTGTTGTTTCTGAAGTCTGGGTTTAAGCTTAACTTTTCAGTAGTAAAAGACGTTTACTTGTACTCATACCCTGTGGTTTTGTACACATTGATCAGCAATACCTCTGCTGCAATTGATAAAATCTTTTTGAACCAATTTTTTTCTTTATCGGAGTTAGGTATCTACAACTTGGCTGTCACCATCGCAGCGCCTATAGGTATTTTGTTGATGGGGTACTGGAATGCCGTTACGCCCAATTTGATGGAAACCTATATTGGGGAGGAGGAAAATAAAGGTGCTATTATAGAGCGGTACTATAACAATGTTTTGCTGATCTCTTTTATAGCTATTTGGGCTTTGATTGCAGTTGTCAATCCTGTCATCTTTAACTTCTTGAAAGAAGGTTACTGGGATTCCTATTTGTACATTCCGCTTTTGGCTTTTGCTTTTATTGGAAGGGCTTATTACATAGTTTACTCTTTTAGTTTGTTCTACTATAAAAAAACTTATTTATTGCCAATAATTAATCTGGTAAGCTTGGTGCTTACAGCAGCGGCTATATATGTCTTGGCCCAATATTTAGGTATTGTTGGTGTCTGTATTGGGGTTGGAGTATCCCAGTTTTCCCAGTTTTTAATTGCTTATTATTTTGATAAAGAAATTAATGCGTTTAAGTACCCTGTTAAAAATACGCTACTGCTCCTTGGAATGTCTTTCTTGATCATTTTTCTTAACTATGTATTAATTTATGAGGTTGTTGATATTTTTTGGGTAAATATCATTCATGTTGGCGAAGGGGTGTCAATGGTGCTTCTTGCCGTGTTTTTGATAAAGGGCAAAGTGGTAGTGAATTCTCTAAGAAATGGGTCTTTCGCAAGGGCTTCCGGTGCTGATCAGATAGGTCTTTAA
- a CDS encoding nucleotidyl transferase AbiEii/AbiGii toxin family protein: MISKDSLHIEWITKVSTANRKADKILVEKVIRALLLLEGLVKQNVDFVFKGGTALMLILNSSKRLSIDIDIIIENEPKGLEEKLNGLLKSQGFTRFELQERKAATKIRKAHYKFFYKPVHQTQAEEESILLDILFEKVGYQKIEEIAIDSAFIVSDGDLIKVKVPSKEDILGDKLTAFAPNTTGIPYFKGKTSMSMEILKQLYDIGNLIDIAEDGELAKATFESFATIELEYRECEEKVDGVLEDIYQTALCIVSRGVEGKGDFAELQTGIQRVSRFIFSETFHIDKAIIAASKAAYLAVLMQFKKVIIEKYGDPKIMKDWSIGEPLWPRLNRLKKSNPEAFFYWYKIFELYGEGKS, from the coding sequence ATGATAAGTAAGGATTCATTACATATTGAATGGATAACCAAAGTATCTACAGCCAACAGAAAGGCTGATAAGATATTGGTAGAAAAAGTAATCAGAGCATTACTTCTACTTGAAGGATTAGTTAAGCAGAATGTAGATTTTGTATTTAAAGGAGGGACTGCTTTGATGTTGATTTTGAATTCATCAAAAAGACTCTCAATAGACATCGATATAATCATAGAAAATGAGCCAAAAGGTTTAGAGGAGAAATTAAATGGTTTGCTCAAATCCCAAGGGTTTACACGATTTGAACTTCAGGAAAGAAAAGCTGCAACCAAAATTCGAAAAGCTCATTACAAATTCTTCTACAAACCAGTTCATCAAACACAAGCTGAAGAGGAAAGTATTTTACTGGATATACTTTTTGAAAAAGTAGGATACCAAAAGATTGAAGAAATTGCAATTGATTCAGCATTCATTGTCTCAGATGGTGATCTAATTAAGGTAAAGGTTCCATCTAAAGAAGACATTCTAGGAGACAAACTAACCGCTTTTGCGCCCAACACGACGGGTATTCCATACTTCAAAGGAAAAACAAGTATGAGCATGGAAATATTAAAGCAGCTTTATGATATTGGTAATCTTATCGATATAGCTGAAGACGGTGAGTTGGCAAAAGCTACTTTCGAATCATTTGCCACTATTGAACTTGAGTACCGAGAATGTGAAGAGAAGGTTGATGGTGTACTTGAAGACATTTATCAGACTGCACTATGCATCGTCAGTAGAGGAGTTGAAGGAAAAGGGGATTTTGCAGAACTACAAACAGGTATTCAGAGGGTATCTAGATTTATTTTTTCAGAAACCTTCCATATTGACAAAGCCATTATTGCTGCTTCCAAAGCAGCTTATTTAGCGGTTCTAATGCAATTCAAGAAAGTGATTATCGAAAAATATGGAGATCCCAAAATCATGAAGGATTGGTCTATCGGAGAACCATTATGGCCAAGATTAAACAGGCTTAAAAAATCAAATCCAGAGGCATTTTTCTACTGGTATAAAATATTTGAATTATACGGAGAAGGAAAGAGTTAA
- a CDS encoding class I SAM-dependent methyltransferase has translation MVQLINPYNKEKLVKQATGHLADRSGAVFEFKHGAYRFVDSANYADNFSFQWNLFDKVQLDNHSQSNISRERFFGVTGWDKNNLKGKDLLEVGSGAGRFSQVVLQHTEANLYSVDYSNAVEANFNNNGPHERLHLFQASIYDLPFAKASFDKVFCFGVLQHTPDFEKSIACLVDMVKPGGELVVDFYPILGWWTKLHAKYLFRPFTRKMAPEKLYSLINTHAGWLIKLSKTLHNIGLGAFTRFLPICDIRNTLPKNLSKKQLREWVVLDTFDMFSPRYDNPQKVSMVVSWFKKYGMKNVSGGAVTYYQDLKCYYVKGCK, from the coding sequence ATGGTTCAATTGATAAATCCTTATAATAAAGAAAAATTGGTAAAGCAGGCTACTGGACACCTCGCTGACCGTTCAGGTGCTGTTTTTGAATTTAAACATGGCGCTTACCGATTTGTAGACAGTGCCAATTATGCTGATAATTTTTCTTTTCAATGGAATTTATTTGATAAGGTTCAATTAGACAACCATTCTCAAAGCAATATATCCCGGGAGCGCTTTTTTGGTGTAACTGGCTGGGATAAAAATAATTTAAAAGGCAAAGATCTTTTAGAAGTAGGCTCTGGTGCAGGTCGCTTTTCTCAAGTAGTTCTTCAGCATACCGAAGCAAATTTATATAGTGTAGACTACTCGAATGCAGTGGAGGCCAATTTTAACAACAATGGCCCTCATGAACGACTTCATTTGTTTCAGGCGAGCATTTATGACCTCCCTTTTGCGAAAGCCTCTTTTGACAAAGTTTTTTGCTTTGGCGTTCTGCAACATACTCCTGACTTTGAAAAGTCTATCGCTTGTTTGGTAGACATGGTAAAACCAGGAGGCGAGTTGGTGGTGGACTTTTACCCTATTCTTGGCTGGTGGACTAAATTGCATGCAAAGTACCTTTTTCGGCCCTTTACAAGAAAGATGGCTCCTGAAAAGCTTTATTCTTTAATAAATACCCATGCTGGCTGGCTAATAAAGTTGTCAAAAACATTGCATAATATCGGACTTGGGGCTTTTACAAGATTTTTGCCTATTTGTGATATCAGAAACACCTTGCCGAAAAATTTGTCAAAGAAACAGCTTCGTGAATGGGTGGTGCTAGATACCTTCGATATGTTTTCTCCTCGATATGATAACCCTCAAAAGGTCAGTATGGTTGTCTCTTGGTTTAAAAAATATGGTATGAAAAATGTTTCGGGAGGGGCTGTTACCTATTATCAGGATTTGAAATGCTATTATGTGAAAGGATGTAAATAA
- a CDS encoding glycosyltransferase, with protein sequence MKESVLYISYDGMTDPLGQSQVIPYLKKLSELGFQFSVVSCEKEDKFEELGGKIRYALEDVKIDWYPVMYKKSPPGVSTLLNIRNLKKIVTKLFQKKEFSIIHCRSYLPAIIGLAMKRKFQVPIIFDMRGFWVDERVEGGLWNTKNPVYKFAFNYFKTLESELVKEADAIISLTQAGKEEVQKWPSWKETKVGITVIPCSCDFDFYKKPAEEELLHVRKELGINPDDFVLTYVGSIGTWYLLDEMLEFYRVLLNVIPNAFFLLFSPVSDKFIEEKCFEHGIPVNRVKAMFVSKKDYPRYVGVSDFGLFFIKPCFSKIASSPTKLGELLSMEIPVVTNSGVGDVKKIIKETNGGIVISELNKNEYLSVAKQIDSRFFKPDVAKARQIFDLNIAVEKYLKVYQQMLEKRK encoded by the coding sequence ATGAAAGAAAGCGTTTTATATATCTCTTATGATGGGATGACTGATCCTTTGGGGCAGTCGCAGGTTATACCTTATTTAAAAAAACTCTCCGAGCTGGGGTTCCAATTCTCTGTAGTGAGCTGTGAGAAAGAAGACAAGTTTGAAGAGCTAGGGGGGAAGATTAGGTATGCACTTGAGGATGTTAAGATTGACTGGTATCCAGTAATGTACAAGAAATCTCCTCCTGGGGTGTCTACGTTATTAAATATCAGGAACTTAAAAAAAATAGTAACGAAGCTCTTTCAGAAAAAAGAGTTTTCCATTATTCACTGCAGGAGTTACCTGCCAGCCATCATTGGTTTGGCTATGAAAAGGAAATTTCAAGTTCCAATTATTTTTGATATGAGAGGTTTTTGGGTAGATGAGAGGGTAGAAGGTGGGCTCTGGAATACTAAAAACCCAGTTTATAAGTTCGCTTTTAACTATTTTAAGACATTGGAATCAGAGCTGGTAAAAGAGGCAGACGCTATTATCAGTTTGACTCAGGCAGGAAAAGAGGAGGTTCAAAAATGGCCATCGTGGAAAGAGACAAAGGTGGGCATAACTGTAATTCCTTGTAGTTGTGACTTTGATTTTTATAAAAAACCTGCAGAGGAAGAGTTGCTCCATGTTCGTAAAGAGTTGGGGATAAACCCTGATGATTTTGTATTGACTTATGTAGGTTCTATAGGAACTTGGTATTTGTTAGATGAGATGCTGGAGTTTTATAGGGTGCTGCTTAATGTCATTCCTAATGCTTTCTTTTTGTTATTTTCTCCAGTTTCTGACAAGTTTATTGAAGAGAAGTGTTTCGAGCATGGGATACCTGTAAATAGGGTCAAAGCAATGTTTGTTTCTAAAAAGGACTACCCAAGATATGTAGGTGTATCAGACTTCGGCCTGTTTTTTATAAAACCATGTTTTTCTAAAATAGCAAGTTCGCCTACAAAACTGGGAGAGCTTCTTTCTATGGAAATTCCAGTGGTTACCAACAGTGGAGTGGGGGATGTGAAGAAAATTATCAAGGAAACCAACGGAGGAATTGTAATCTCCGAGTTGAATAAGAATGAATATTTGTCAGTGGCTAAACAGATTGATAGCCGTTTCTTTAAACCAGATGTGGCAAAAGCACGGCAGATTTTTGATTTAAACATAGCGGTAGAGAAGTATCTTAAGGTATACCAGCAAATGCTTGAAAAGCGAAAGTAA
- a CDS encoding glycosyltransferase, protein MKKVIHIVSNVSSSNGLEWMIEGVSSLYACTVVLMNPSETPLELSLKEMKGVEVRRIKFRGKKDLIQVFLKMYVLLKATKPDIIHCHLYDACLVGLTTSRLAGVKKRIYTRHYSNIHHQYHPKGVWFDKVFNCLASDIIAISENVKQVLIKERARADKIIHLPHGFKLELFQKKLNVEALKNKYKVGNNYPVVGAISRFVHLKGVAYIVEAFSLLLKEYPKAKLLLFNAVGPEKKKIMSMLSSMPDSAYELVDFEGQIIDVYHLLDVFVHVPIDKEVEAFGQTYVEALAAGTPAVFTMSGVAPDFVKDEENAIVVDYKSSEQIYQGIRKILENEDVRQRIVQQGPISVEQFSLSKFLERLKEVYEK, encoded by the coding sequence ATGAAAAAAGTTATACATATTGTTTCTAATGTATCCTCTTCAAATGGGTTGGAATGGATGATTGAAGGAGTAAGTTCATTGTATGCGTGTACTGTTGTTCTTATGAACCCTTCAGAAACGCCGCTTGAGCTTTCTTTGAAAGAAATGAAAGGGGTAGAGGTTCGACGGATTAAGTTTAGAGGTAAAAAAGATCTTATACAGGTTTTCTTGAAAATGTATGTTTTATTAAAAGCCACTAAGCCGGACATAATCCATTGTCACCTATATGATGCTTGTTTGGTTGGCCTTACTACATCTAGACTGGCAGGGGTGAAAAAAAGGATATATACGAGGCATTATTCAAATATTCATCACCAGTATCATCCAAAAGGGGTCTGGTTTGATAAAGTGTTCAATTGTCTGGCGAGCGATATCATAGCAATTTCTGAAAATGTCAAACAAGTTTTGATTAAAGAAAGGGCAAGGGCTGACAAAATCATACACCTTCCTCATGGTTTTAAGCTTGAACTTTTTCAGAAAAAGCTTAACGTAGAAGCACTCAAAAACAAGTATAAAGTTGGCAATAACTATCCTGTTGTTGGAGCCATATCTAGGTTTGTGCATTTGAAAGGTGTAGCATATATAGTTGAAGCTTTTAGCTTATTGTTAAAGGAATATCCCAAGGCTAAGCTGTTGTTGTTTAACGCTGTTGGGCCTGAGAAGAAAAAGATTATGTCGATGCTGTCATCGATGCCTGATTCGGCTTATGAGTTGGTTGATTTTGAAGGTCAAATAATTGATGTTTACCACCTTTTAGATGTTTTCGTGCACGTGCCTATAGATAAAGAAGTTGAGGCTTTTGGTCAAACTTACGTTGAGGCATTAGCTGCCGGCACTCCTGCTGTTTTTACGATGTCTGGAGTGGCTCCTGATTTTGTGAAAGACGAAGAAAATGCTATTGTTGTTGACTATAAAAGCTCTGAACAAATTTATCAAGGTATAAGGAAAATCTTAGAAAATGAAGATGTTAGGCAACGTATTGTTCAGCAGGGGCCAATAAGTGTAGAGCAGTTTAGCCTGAGTAAATTCCTAGAACGCTTAAAGGAAGTCTATGAAAAGTGA
- a CDS encoding polysialyltransferase family glycosyltransferase — protein MRILINWDYHRKDLTQAFFSMAEEIDFVYLYDFERPSLKCSDDLSVVYWNDFKSAYDLLNQVKPDKVVFHDIESFYQVALNIAAKNYGIPTLVVEHGIKVQHSAYAKETVKVQKSKGGYRSKVQSLIFYLRAFRLKNTFSLIPFIAFIYYRYRFGITNGLAKCRFSLRKADMYVNFTETNAAGLIERDGLKEEDLKYIGNPNYDDFFQYCNKNASFERKDFYLLIDAPFVEDSNFSMPVEVKNKFYDKLNAFCKARGSRLKVKLHPKSYSQSYFLRDSNIEYITECSTMEYILKAKGCFLIHISTLSPLAILYSKCIFFDTYPVFNKNITALNVVPVLDFWDFNIENIAFKHLDTNKEQVLKETFFKYTDGKATERLRNILLGGAV, from the coding sequence ATGAGGATTTTAATAAACTGGGACTACCATCGCAAAGATTTGACACAGGCTTTTTTCTCAATGGCTGAGGAAATTGACTTTGTGTACCTTTATGATTTTGAGCGACCCTCTCTTAAGTGCAGCGATGATTTGTCGGTAGTTTATTGGAATGACTTCAAAAGCGCTTATGATTTGTTAAACCAGGTCAAGCCTGACAAGGTCGTATTTCATGATATAGAATCATTTTATCAGGTTGCGTTAAACATTGCCGCAAAAAATTATGGCATTCCTACCTTAGTTGTTGAACATGGCATTAAAGTACAGCATTCAGCTTATGCCAAAGAGACTGTCAAGGTACAGAAAAGTAAAGGAGGATACAGGAGTAAAGTGCAGTCTCTAATATTTTATCTTAGAGCTTTTCGTCTTAAGAACACCTTTTCTTTAATCCCTTTTATTGCATTTATTTATTACCGTTATAGGTTTGGGATAACTAATGGGTTGGCCAAGTGCCGGTTTTCTTTACGTAAAGCAGACATGTATGTGAATTTTACAGAAACAAATGCGGCAGGATTGATAGAACGGGATGGGCTTAAAGAGGAGGATTTAAAGTATATCGGGAATCCAAACTATGATGATTTCTTCCAGTATTGTAACAAAAATGCTTCTTTTGAAAGAAAAGATTTTTACTTGTTGATAGATGCGCCTTTTGTAGAGGATAGCAATTTTTCTATGCCTGTAGAGGTGAAAAATAAATTTTATGACAAACTAAATGCTTTTTGTAAAGCTAGGGGAAGTAGGTTGAAAGTGAAATTGCACCCAAAATCCTATTCCCAAAGTTATTTTTTGAGGGACAGCAACATAGAATATATCACTGAGTGCAGTACCATGGAGTATATCTTAAAAGCAAAGGGCTGCTTTTTGATCCATATATCTACCTTGTCACCGCTGGCTATTTTGTATTCAAAATGTATATTTTTTGATACTTATCCCGTTTTTAATAAAAATATAACCGCTCTGAACGTTGTTCCGGTACTTGACTTTTGGGATTTTAATATTGAAAATATAGCTTTTAAGCATTTAGATACAAACAAGGAGCAGGTATTGAAAGAAACCTTTTTTAAGTATACTGACGGTAAGGCAACAGAAAGGCTTAGGAATATATTATTGGGAGGTGCAGTTTGA
- a CDS encoding class I SAM-dependent methyltransferase — protein MISYSQSPVKKLSKGDIEIASFVHNDGNLDPETVKSFGEEWQKFGTFAEQDLSTAGSQYFDIVDDQVMNKSTIALDVGCGTGRWSKYIAKHVHFIEAIDPSNAVYAAANFLGDTKNARVTQASVDNIPFPDSSFDFVFSLGVLHHLPDTAHAMKKCVSKVKPGGIFLVYLYYNLDNRGPLFKVLFKLSNLVRKVVSLLPQNLKFLICDLLAVVFYMPFVTLARVIQHTPFLKQKVHLIPLSYYRDKSFRIIRNDALDRFGTPLEKRFSRKEVKNLMEEAGLTNIKFSEKEPYWHATGVKKA, from the coding sequence ATGATAAGTTATAGTCAAAGCCCTGTCAAAAAACTTTCTAAAGGTGATATTGAAATTGCTTCTTTTGTTCATAACGATGGAAACTTGGATCCTGAAACCGTCAAGTCTTTTGGGGAAGAATGGCAAAAATTCGGCACATTCGCTGAACAAGACTTAAGTACAGCAGGAAGTCAATATTTTGATATTGTAGACGATCAAGTAATGAACAAATCCACAATTGCTTTGGATGTTGGCTGTGGAACAGGCAGGTGGTCTAAATATATAGCTAAGCATGTCCATTTTATAGAGGCCATTGACCCTAGCAATGCAGTATATGCAGCGGCAAACTTTTTAGGCGATACAAAAAATGCAAGAGTTACCCAAGCCAGCGTAGATAACATTCCATTTCCAGACAGTTCCTTTGACTTTGTTTTTTCTCTAGGTGTTTTGCACCATTTACCTGATACGGCTCATGCCATGAAAAAATGCGTGTCGAAGGTAAAGCCTGGAGGCATTTTTTTGGTGTATTTATATTACAACTTGGATAATCGAGGACCTTTGTTCAAAGTGCTTTTTAAGTTGTCAAACCTAGTTAGGAAGGTAGTTTCCCTCTTGCCTCAAAATTTGAAGTTTTTGATCTGTGATTTACTAGCTGTTGTTTTCTATATGCCTTTCGTCACTTTGGCGAGGGTAATTCAGCATACCCCTTTTCTTAAGCAAAAAGTGCATTTGATTCCTTTGTCTTATTATAGGGACAAGAGTTTTCGGATTATCAGAAATGACGCACTTGACCGGTTTGGAACTCCATTGGAAAAAAGGTTTTCCAGAAAGGAAGTAAAAAATTTGATGGAGGAAGCAGGTTTGACAAATATCAAATTTTCAGAAAAAGAACCTTATTGGCATGCTACCGGGGTAAAGAAGGCCTAG
- a CDS encoding glycosyltransferase: MKSERPLFSVIIPTYNRAGHLAAALRSVIQQSFHEFEVIVVDDGSTDGTEEVVRSFEDVRIRYFRKANEERSIARNFGIDKSLGAYVTFLDSDDFLYEDHLAVALQMAKDKSNPEVFHLSYEIKSLDGVLRMQMQSKGDINKRLIYGNFLSCIGVFVRGDIIKKHRFNTDLDIIGSEDYELWMRLAARYKIHASSHITACLTEHVARSVNAIEKNTVVLRIEKLYQYLLEDDAVRKYYDRYMHVIKSQLYLYCALHLLEAKFFPEGRSYFFKAFKAYPTCVFSKKGLVLMKKLIFKA, translated from the coding sequence ATGAAAAGTGAAAGACCACTTTTTTCTGTTATCATTCCAACCTATAACCGCGCAGGTCATCTTGCTGCAGCTTTGCGTTCTGTTATTCAGCAAAGTTTTCATGAGTTTGAAGTTATAGTGGTAGATGATGGAAGTACTGATGGTACAGAAGAAGTGGTTCGGAGTTTTGAAGATGTGCGCATCAGGTATTTTCGAAAGGCGAATGAAGAACGTAGCATTGCTCGCAACTTTGGTATAGATAAATCCTTAGGGGCATATGTTACATTTTTAGACTCTGATGATTTTTTGTATGAAGATCATTTGGCTGTGGCCTTACAAATGGCAAAAGATAAAAGTAATCCTGAAGTTTTTCATTTATCTTATGAAATAAAATCTTTGGATGGTGTCCTACGCATGCAGATGCAAAGCAAGGGAGATATCAATAAACGCTTGATTTATGGAAATTTCCTGAGTTGTATAGGTGTTTTTGTTCGGGGCGATATCATAAAAAAACATAGATTCAATACAGATCTTGATATTATTGGCTCCGAAGATTATGAACTGTGGATGAGGTTGGCGGCTAGATATAAAATCCATGCATCGTCTCATATTACTGCTTGTCTTACCGAGCATGTGGCTAGGAGCGTTAATGCCATTGAAAAAAACACTGTTGTTTTAAGGATAGAAAAGCTTTATCAATATCTTCTAGAGGATGATGCTGTTCGGAAATACTATGATAGGTATATGCATGTGATAAAAAGCCAACTTTACTTATATTGTGCTTTGCATTTGCTGGAAGCTAAATTTTTTCCTGAGGGAAGGTCTTATTTCTTTAAAGCATTTAAGGCATATCCGACTTGCGTTTTTTCAAAAAAAGGTCTGGTTCTTATGAAGAAACTGATTTTTAAAGCTTGA